A part of Aquaspirillum sp. LM1 genomic DNA contains:
- a CDS encoding methyl-accepting chemotaxis protein yields MKNNQPVTQNEVAFPPNVYLVSKTDLKGQITDCNDAFVQISGFTREELLGKSHNIVRHPDMPMAAFKDLWRTVQAGLPWRGLVKNRCKNGDFYWVEALVTPLKKNGQIVGYMSVRTPPDPRVRAEAEARYRAVGVQGVLPASGRRSVSLGARLWAAMVTLGVLCALLGFFGVQTLNHGDEALQAMYQHHLQPSNVINRVMFLLADNRSQIMLSLQHDPSSPVVSLHDHPLDMHVQATLKNREEINALLAQLRQLPLSAEQQTLLAQFGQTRERFSREGLSVAREQLKNGQYHAANITLLTRINPLYNDMRRDGEALLQALADSAERSHVERSAEFDRFRWLGLSLSVLALLIAGVGGLLLRRAVVRPIQHAIAHFERISEGDLTAQIDVGGRDEAGMLLCNLASMQVTLKAMLDNIQRASQAIDARGTELAEHMAQVSAQSDTQQTRAASVAAATEEFSQSVQEVADSARQTADAADASRQQVQASNADIHASMRATQAVVQTVEDANHTIERLNQSISQIGDMTRTIAEIADQTNLLALNAAIEAARAGETGRGFAVVADEVRKLAERTTAATVDINATVNEVRATTACAVSSMAGAAQAVEHSVSALDASVAGLDAIERASEEVAGMAAHISAAAAQQGAASAEVANNMQQVTQLVEHNTELAHSATRAAQDLLGTARQLQTLNRAFQLHRRA; encoded by the coding sequence TTGAAAAATAACCAGCCCGTCACCCAAAACGAAGTGGCGTTTCCGCCCAATGTCTATCTGGTGTCCAAAACCGACCTCAAAGGCCAGATCACCGACTGCAACGATGCTTTTGTGCAGATTTCCGGCTTCACCCGCGAAGAATTATTGGGTAAAAGCCACAATATCGTGCGTCACCCGGATATGCCGATGGCGGCTTTCAAGGATTTGTGGCGCACGGTGCAGGCGGGGCTGCCCTGGCGGGGGCTGGTGAAAAATCGCTGTAAAAACGGCGATTTTTATTGGGTGGAAGCGCTGGTCACCCCCCTGAAAAAAAACGGTCAGATCGTGGGTTATATGTCAGTGCGCACGCCGCCGGATCCGCGCGTGCGCGCCGAGGCCGAAGCGCGCTACCGCGCCGTGGGCGTGCAAGGCGTGCTGCCGGCCAGCGGTCGGCGCAGCGTGTCGCTGGGCGCACGACTGTGGGCGGCCATGGTCACACTGGGCGTATTGTGCGCGCTCTTGGGGTTTTTTGGCGTGCAAACCCTCAACCATGGCGACGAAGCGCTGCAAGCCATGTATCAGCATCACTTGCAACCTTCCAATGTGATTAACCGGGTGATGTTCCTACTGGCCGACAACCGCTCGCAAATCATGCTCAGCCTGCAACACGACCCAAGCAGCCCAGTGGTCAGCCTGCACGACCATCCGCTGGACATGCATGTGCAGGCCACGCTGAAAAACCGCGAAGAAATCAACGCTCTGCTGGCGCAGCTGCGCCAGCTGCCGTTAAGCGCCGAGCAGCAGACGCTGCTGGCGCAATTTGGCCAGACGCGCGAGCGCTTTTCTCGCGAAGGGCTAAGTGTGGCGCGTGAACAACTGAAAAACGGCCAATATCACGCCGCCAACATCACCCTGCTGACCCGCATCAACCCACTCTACAACGATATGCGCCGCGACGGCGAAGCACTTCTCCAGGCGCTGGCCGACAGCGCCGAGCGCAGCCACGTCGAGCGTAGTGCCGAGTTTGACCGCTTTCGCTGGCTGGGCCTCAGCCTGTCGGTGCTGGCATTGCTGATTGCGGGCGTGGGCGGCCTGCTGCTGCGCCGCGCTGTGGTGCGACCGATTCAGCACGCCATTGCCCACTTTGAGCGTATCAGCGAAGGCGACCTCACTGCGCAGATTGATGTCGGTGGTCGTGACGAAGCCGGCATGCTGCTGTGCAATCTGGCCAGCATGCAGGTGACGCTGAAAGCCATGCTGGACAATATCCAACGCGCCTCACAAGCCATCGACGCGCGCGGTACCGAGCTGGCCGAGCACATGGCCCAGGTCAGCGCGCAATCCGACACGCAGCAAACCCGCGCGGCCAGCGTGGCCGCCGCCACTGAGGAGTTCAGCCAGTCGGTGCAGGAAGTGGCCGACAGCGCCCGGCAAACCGCCGACGCCGCCGACGCCTCGCGCCAGCAGGTACAGGCCAGCAATGCCGATATCCACGCCAGCATGCGCGCCACCCAGGCGGTGGTGCAGACTGTCGAAGATGCCAACCACACCATTGAGCGGCTGAATCAATCCATCAGCCAGATTGGCGACATGACGCGCACCATTGCCGAAATCGCCGACCAGACCAATCTCTTGGCGCTGAACGCCGCCATTGAGGCGGCCCGTGCCGGCGAAACCGGTCGGGGCTTTGCCGTGGTGGCCGACGAAGTGCGCAAGCTGGCCGAACGCACCACAGCGGCCACCGTGGACATCAACGCCACCGTCAACGAGGTGCGCGCCACCACTGCCTGCGCGGTCAGCAGCATGGCCGGTGCCGCCCAGGCGGTGGAGCACAGCGTCAGCGCGCTGGATGCCAGTGTGGCCGGGCTGGACGCCATTGAGCGCGCCAGCGAAGAAGTGGCCGGCATGGCCGCGCACATTTCGGCTGCCGCTGCCCAGCAAGGTGCCGCCAGTGCCGAAGTGGCCAACAATATGCAGCAAGTCACCCAATTGGTGGAGCACAACACCGAACTGGCGCACAGCGCCACCCGCGCCGCCCAGGATTTGTTGGGCACCGCCCGGCAACTGCAAACCCTGAATCGGGCGTTTCAGCTACACCGGCGCGCCTGA
- a CDS encoding heavy metal response regulator transcription factor codes for MRILIVEDEVRAAAYLQKGLLEAGFNVEVAHDGAEGEHLALTQDFALLILDVMLPGRSGWDILASVRRASQTPVLFLTACDRVEDRVRGLEAGADDYLIKPFAFSELLARVRTLLRRRPQAEPDVLRVADLALDLARHKAWRGSVRVTLTAKEMALLALFMRRRGEVLSRTLIAEQVWDMHFDSDTNVVDVAVRRLRAKIDEPFELKLIHTLRGVGYVLEAGREG; via the coding sequence ATGCGGATATTGATTGTAGAAGACGAGGTTCGCGCAGCAGCGTACTTGCAAAAGGGTTTGCTTGAAGCCGGCTTTAATGTTGAGGTCGCACACGATGGTGCAGAAGGCGAGCATCTGGCGCTGACTCAGGACTTTGCCTTGCTGATTCTGGATGTGATGCTACCTGGGCGCAGTGGCTGGGATATTCTGGCCAGCGTGCGCCGGGCCAGCCAGACGCCGGTATTGTTTTTGACTGCGTGCGACCGCGTGGAAGACCGCGTGCGCGGGCTGGAAGCCGGTGCCGATGATTATCTGATCAAGCCATTTGCCTTTTCCGAACTGCTGGCGCGGGTGCGCACCCTGTTGCGCCGTCGCCCGCAGGCCGAGCCGGATGTATTGCGCGTGGCTGATCTGGCGCTGGATCTGGCCCGGCACAAGGCCTGGCGCGGCAGTGTGCGGGTGACGCTGACCGCCAAGGAAATGGCCTTGCTGGCCTTGTTCATGCGCCGGCGCGGCGAGGTGTTGTCGCGCACGCTGATTGCCGAGCAGGTGTGGGACATGCATTTTGACAGCGACACCAATGTGGTGGATGTGGCGGTGCGCCGGCTGCGCGCCAAGATTGACGAGCCGTTTGAGCTCAAGCTGATTCACACCCTGCGCGGTGTCGGCTATGTGCTGGAGGCTGGGCGTGAGGGCTGA
- a CDS encoding heavy metal sensor histidine kinase codes for MRADWRRAWRGLTPRVVLGFAALTAALMLACGVYLYQALQLELGARDRDEQRGKIVLFRQALAGVSDVDMLRRNPDWLTHFMVGHDGLALRVLDARGQALVDSPAALPRGIWLTLGKAPGLVRGQDAHGHPWQGLAARAALANGEPVQLEIWRDGHDQAALLAQYRNHLWWAGALATLVAAALGATLVRHSLRPLAALTAAAMAIRPDTLNQRLDASLAPAELLGLVGAFNDALARLDGAFARLSHYAADLAHEMRTPLGILLGQTQVALSRERSLAEYQQVLADNAEELERLTRTVNDLLFLAKTEHSQAALPCESLDVRQEVDEVCEFFALLAEERDIQLHVAGQLHLPVARAALRRLLNNLLSNAIRYSPPGSVVRVELDAGLPGVAVNNLPASPLPEPLGVLFERFYSQGGGDGHGLGLPIARAIARQHGGELRAHLGDDGRLTLAAQLAPSASLAQARRCS; via the coding sequence GTGAGGGCTGACTGGCGGCGCGCCTGGCGTGGGCTCACCCCACGTGTGGTGCTGGGCTTTGCCGCGCTGACGGCGGCGTTGATGCTGGCGTGCGGGGTGTATTTGTATCAGGCGCTGCAACTGGAGCTGGGCGCGCGCGACCGCGACGAGCAGCGCGGCAAAATTGTGTTGTTTCGCCAGGCGCTGGCTGGTGTGTCGGACGTGGACATGCTGCGGCGCAATCCGGACTGGCTGACGCATTTCATGGTGGGGCATGACGGCCTGGCATTGCGCGTGCTGGATGCGCGCGGGCAGGCGCTGGTAGACAGCCCCGCAGCCCTGCCGCGCGGCATCTGGCTCACACTGGGCAAAGCGCCGGGCCTGGTACGCGGCCAGGATGCGCACGGCCATCCCTGGCAAGGGCTGGCGGCGCGTGCTGCGCTGGCCAATGGCGAGCCGGTGCAGCTGGAAATCTGGCGCGATGGCCACGATCAGGCGGCGCTGCTGGCGCAATACCGCAACCATTTGTGGTGGGCTGGTGCGCTGGCCACGCTGGTGGCGGCGGCGCTGGGCGCTACCCTGGTACGCCACAGCCTGCGCCCGCTGGCGGCACTCACCGCCGCCGCCATGGCCATCCGTCCGGACACACTGAACCAGCGGCTGGACGCCAGCCTGGCCCCGGCTGAGCTGCTGGGGCTGGTGGGAGCTTTCAACGATGCGCTGGCGCGGCTGGACGGCGCATTTGCCCGCTTGTCCCACTATGCGGCGGATCTGGCGCATGAAATGCGCACGCCCTTGGGTATTTTGCTGGGGCAAACCCAGGTGGCGCTGTCGCGCGAGCGCAGCCTGGCGGAATATCAGCAAGTGCTGGCGGACAATGCCGAAGAGCTGGAGCGACTGACGCGCACGGTGAATGATTTGCTGTTTTTGGCCAAAACCGAACACAGCCAAGCCGCCTTGCCGTGCGAATCACTGGATGTGCGCCAGGAGGTGGACGAGGTGTGCGAGTTTTTTGCCCTGCTGGCGGAAGAGCGCGACATTCAGCTTCACGTCGCCGGCCAGCTGCATCTGCCGGTGGCGCGCGCCGCCTTGCGCCGGCTGCTGAACAATCTGCTCAGCAACGCCATCCGCTACAGCCCGCCGGGCAGTGTGGTGCGGGTAGAACTGGACGCCGGTTTGCCTGGCGTGGCGGTGAATAATTTACCCGCCAGCCCTCTGCCCGAGCCGCTGGGCGTGCTGTTTGAGCGCTTTTACAGCCAGGGCGGCGGCGATGGCCACGGCCTGGGCTTGCCGATTGCCCGCGCCATCGCCCGCCAGCACGGCGGCGAGCTGCGCGCCCACCTGGGCGACGACGGTCGGCTGACGCTGGCGGCGCAGCTGGCCCCCAGCGCCAGCCTGGCTCAGGCGCGCCGGTGTAGCTGA
- a CDS encoding efflux RND transporter periplasmic adaptor subunit, whose product MSRPTPLHAALMLATCLAAPWAHAHGDEVHDHDASAPAVVPTVPANPAAAQLGQRPQRPQRVPDGRVWLDKASQRRLDIRTQLGVVGEHRPSVELNGHVVMDPNAGGRVQASLAGAVEAGPDGLPSAGQAVRQGQLLAYLRPSLSAGERASAQAELAELRVKAAQAARQLARLESLRDTVAAREIDAQRAEAEGLHQRAAALARAGGRQALRAPASGVLSQANAVNGQQVEAGALLFEVVDPQKLRVEALVHDPAMAQRLGRASLAGSAVPWQAVSRAGAFRDGALPVLFAPQGRNALPLALGQSVKLRVESGAPVSGVALPAASVQRNSANQPVVWLHDSAEWFRPWPVQLEPLNGQDVLVRDLPAGRRVVSAGAALLNQIR is encoded by the coding sequence ATGAGCCGCCCAACCCCGCTGCACGCCGCCCTGATGCTGGCCACCTGCCTGGCTGCGCCATGGGCGCACGCCCACGGCGACGAAGTTCACGACCACGACGCGTCTGCGCCGGCGGTTGTGCCCACCGTCCCCGCCAACCCAGCCGCCGCGCAACTGGGCCAGCGCCCCCAGCGCCCCCAGCGCGTGCCAGACGGCCGGGTGTGGCTGGACAAGGCCAGCCAGCGCCGGCTGGACATCCGCACCCAGTTGGGCGTGGTCGGCGAACACCGCCCCAGCGTGGAGCTGAACGGCCATGTGGTGATGGATCCAAACGCCGGGGGTCGGGTGCAGGCTAGCCTGGCCGGCGCGGTGGAGGCCGGGCCGGATGGCCTGCCCAGCGCCGGCCAGGCTGTGCGCCAGGGCCAGCTGCTGGCCTATCTGCGCCCCAGCCTGAGTGCTGGCGAGCGCGCCAGCGCTCAGGCGGAGCTGGCCGAATTGCGGGTAAAAGCCGCGCAGGCGGCGCGGCAGCTGGCGCGGCTGGAAAGCCTGCGCGACACTGTGGCCGCACGCGAAATCGACGCCCAGCGCGCCGAGGCGGAAGGCCTGCACCAGCGCGCAGCGGCCCTGGCCCGCGCCGGCGGGCGGCAAGCCTTGCGTGCGCCGGCCAGCGGCGTGCTCAGCCAGGCCAATGCCGTCAACGGCCAGCAAGTGGAAGCCGGCGCGTTGCTGTTTGAAGTGGTGGACCCACAAAAGCTGCGGGTGGAAGCGCTGGTGCACGATCCGGCCATGGCCCAGCGCCTGGGCCGTGCCAGCCTGGCCGGCAGCGCGGTGCCCTGGCAGGCGGTGAGCCGCGCCGGCGCATTTCGTGATGGCGCGCTGCCAGTGTTGTTCGCCCCACAGGGGCGCAATGCGCTGCCCCTGGCACTGGGCCAGTCGGTGAAACTGCGGGTGGAAAGCGGCGCGCCAGTGTCTGGTGTGGCGCTGCCAGCGGCCAGCGTGCAGCGCAACAGCGCCAACCAGCCGGTGGTGTGGCTGCACGACAGTGCCGAGTGGTTCCGCCCCTGGCCGGTGCAGCTGGAGCCGCTGAACGGCCAGGACGTGCTGGTGCGCGACCTGCCGGCTGGCCGCCGGGTGGTGAGCGCCGGTGCCGCACTGCTGAACCAGATTCGCTAA
- a CDS encoding TolC family protein gives MQPSFFLTLALTIGLGLAVPVQAASLAEAFAHAWAARQPVSEARQQLRQSQLEASTAWLPGPPALTVSQRSDRLDRDAGLREWELELSAPLWLWGQRELSRRLAEREQDAEQHARALARWQLAGVLREAWWEARLAELEAAAAQQRLHMLSALETDAARRVKAGQDAPLVHHQAAGTRAQAQADWLRAQAQARRAANQFTAAARGATLPQHTEPAHPTLLPDAHPLLASLDARVAAAQARLAHVNGDSRDAPELALTLTRERGARSEPYQNLVKLALKIPFGGQARNGPRLAQANVELSEALAELYAGREQLAQDIDTARLARELGLQQARVQAEAWQLAEQRLGWIQRAVHAGQLGAPDQLRAQSELHDARTQAERAQLEAGRAHSRYLQAIGALP, from the coding sequence ATGCAACCGTCTTTTTTCCTGACGCTGGCCCTGACCATCGGGCTGGGGCTGGCCGTGCCGGTACAGGCCGCCAGCCTGGCCGAGGCATTTGCCCACGCTTGGGCGGCGCGCCAGCCGGTCAGCGAGGCACGCCAGCAACTGCGGCAAAGCCAGCTGGAGGCCAGCACGGCCTGGCTGCCCGGCCCGCCAGCGCTGACTGTCTCGCAACGCAGCGACCGCCTGGACCGCGATGCCGGCCTGCGCGAGTGGGAACTCGAGCTGAGCGCGCCCTTGTGGCTGTGGGGCCAGCGTGAATTGAGCCGCCGCCTGGCCGAGCGCGAACAAGACGCCGAGCAGCACGCCCGCGCGCTGGCGCGCTGGCAACTGGCGGGCGTGCTGCGCGAAGCCTGGTGGGAGGCGCGGCTGGCCGAGCTGGAGGCTGCCGCCGCCCAGCAGCGGCTGCACATGCTCAGTGCGCTGGAAACCGACGCAGCCCGGCGGGTGAAAGCCGGCCAGGACGCGCCGCTGGTGCATCACCAGGCCGCTGGCACCCGTGCCCAGGCCCAAGCCGACTGGCTGCGCGCCCAGGCGCAGGCGCGCCGCGCCGCCAACCAGTTTACTGCCGCCGCACGCGGTGCCACGCTGCCGCAGCACACCGAGCCCGCACATCCCACCCTCCTGCCCGACGCCCATCCGCTGCTGGCCAGCCTGGATGCGCGCGTTGCCGCCGCCCAGGCCCGGCTGGCGCACGTTAACGGCGACAGCCGCGACGCCCCCGAGCTGGCGCTCACCCTCACCCGCGAACGCGGCGCACGCAGCGAGCCTTATCAAAACCTGGTCAAACTCGCGCTAAAAATCCCGTTTGGCGGTCAGGCGCGCAATGGCCCGCGCCTGGCGCAGGCCAATGTTGAACTCAGTGAGGCACTGGCCGAGCTGTACGCTGGCCGCGAGCAACTGGCCCAGGATATCGACACTGCGCGCCTGGCGCGTGAACTGGGCCTGCAACAGGCGCGCGTCCAGGCCGAAGCCTGGCAACTGGCCGAACAGCGGCTGGGCTGGATTCAGCGCGCCGTGCACGCCGGCCAACTGGGTGCGCCCGACCAACTGCGAGCGCAAAGCGAACTGCATGATGCCCGCACCCAAGCCGAGCGCGCCCAACTGGAAGCCGGGCGCGCGCACTCCCGTTATCTGCAAGCCATTGGAGCCCTGCCATGA
- a CDS encoding efflux RND transporter permease subunit, whose amino-acid sequence MLSWMVEHSLRNRLFVLVFAVLMMAWGGMNASRMAVDVFPDLNKPMVTVMTEAGGMAPEDVELRVTQPLEAALNGIAGVQRVRSVSGAGLSVVYAEFAWGSDIYRNRQMLAERLAETREQLPPGVSPTLGPIASVMGEIMLIALPADPAQVSPMQVREFADFVLRPRLLSIPGVAQVIPIGGEVRQFRVEPDSAAMARLGVNLSQLEDALRGFAGNASGGFLEQHAREYLIRHLGQTTRLQDLENLAVAERNGQPVLLRQLAQVKFAAAAKRGDAGYNGKPAVVVSVQKQPQADSVQLTAQIEAALAGLSQRLPAGMHAPQVSFRQADFIQASVVNVAEALRDGAIMVALILFLFLLNVRTTLISLTAIPLSLAVTIGVFQLLDQSINVMTLGGLAIAIGELVDDALVDVENVLRRLKALPAERTAADILRVIVAACNEVRSGVVVATLVVVLVFVPLFALPGIEGRLFAPLGVAYITSILSSLLVALTVTPVLCYWLLPTLAARQHADSWLVRQLKHQVARALDWGFGHWRALCLSAAALGAAVLLSAAWLPRAFLPAFNEGTLTVSLLLNPGTALSESNRLGLLAEQLLLTVPEVKSVGRRTGRAELDEHAEGVHSSELDVDLRPSARPREAVLQDIRQRLASLPAAVAVGQPISHRLDHLLSGVRAQIAIKLYGDDLDTLRGQAAQLRERLSGVAGLADLQVEKQVLIPQIKVRVDYAQAAQYGLAPGALLARLEALTEGRVVSQIADGARRFQLVIRLPDTERDLAGLGRLLIDTPHGAIPLAQLAQIEEGDGPNQIGRENGRRRMVIAANTDGRDMAAVIADIRAALAAAPLPAGYFVSLEGQFKAQEEAAWRIAGLALISLTLIFMALYSRYRSARLALLIMGSIPMAWVGSVAAMWLAGLTLSVASLVGLITLTGIATRNGILKISHYLNLCKFEGESFGQAMIVRGTLERLTPVLMTALTAALALTPLLLAADAPGKEILHPVAVVIFGGLLSATVLDTLLTPLLFARLGRAPLEKLLAQADDTVF is encoded by the coding sequence ATGTTGAGCTGGATGGTGGAGCACAGCCTGCGCAATCGCCTGTTTGTGCTGGTGTTTGCCGTACTGATGATGGCCTGGGGCGGCATGAACGCCAGCCGTATGGCGGTGGACGTGTTTCCGGATTTGAACAAGCCCATGGTGACGGTGATGACCGAAGCCGGCGGCATGGCACCGGAAGACGTTGAACTGCGTGTCACCCAACCGCTGGAAGCCGCGCTGAATGGCATAGCCGGTGTGCAGCGGGTGCGCTCGGTGTCTGGCGCTGGCTTATCGGTGGTGTACGCCGAATTTGCCTGGGGCTCGGACATTTACCGCAACCGGCAGATGCTGGCCGAGCGGCTGGCGGAAACCCGCGAACAACTGCCGCCCGGCGTCAGCCCGACGCTGGGGCCGATTGCCTCGGTGATGGGCGAAATCATGCTGATTGCCCTGCCGGCTGACCCGGCCCAGGTCAGCCCGATGCAGGTACGCGAATTTGCCGACTTTGTGCTGCGCCCGCGCCTGCTGTCGATTCCGGGCGTGGCGCAGGTGATTCCGATTGGCGGCGAAGTGCGCCAGTTTCGGGTGGAGCCGGACAGCGCCGCCATGGCGCGGCTGGGGGTGAACCTCAGCCAGCTGGAAGACGCCTTGCGCGGCTTTGCCGGCAACGCCAGCGGCGGGTTTCTGGAGCAGCACGCCCGCGAGTATCTGATTCGCCACCTGGGCCAGACCACGCGCCTGCAAGACCTGGAAAACCTGGCGGTGGCCGAGCGCAATGGCCAGCCGGTGCTGCTGCGTCAGCTGGCGCAAGTCAAATTTGCCGCCGCCGCCAAGCGCGGCGACGCTGGCTACAACGGCAAGCCCGCCGTGGTGGTCAGCGTGCAAAAACAGCCACAGGCCGATTCGGTGCAACTGACCGCCCAGATCGAAGCCGCGCTGGCCGGTCTGAGCCAGCGCCTGCCCGCTGGCATGCACGCGCCGCAGGTGTCGTTCCGCCAGGCGGATTTCATTCAGGCTTCGGTGGTCAATGTGGCCGAGGCGCTGCGCGACGGTGCCATCATGGTGGCGCTGATTTTGTTTTTGTTTTTGCTGAATGTGCGCACTACGCTGATTTCGCTGACCGCCATTCCGCTGTCGCTGGCGGTCACCATCGGGGTGTTCCAGCTTCTGGATCAATCGATCAATGTCATGACCCTGGGCGGCCTGGCCATCGCCATCGGCGAGCTGGTGGACGATGCGCTGGTGGATGTGGAAAACGTGCTGCGCCGGCTGAAGGCGCTGCCAGCCGAGCGCACGGCGGCGGACATCCTGCGGGTGATTGTCGCCGCCTGCAACGAGGTGCGCTCTGGCGTGGTGGTGGCCACCCTGGTGGTGGTGCTGGTGTTTGTGCCGCTGTTCGCCCTGCCTGGCATCGAAGGCCGGCTGTTTGCCCCGCTGGGGGTGGCCTATATCACCTCGATTCTGTCCAGCCTGTTGGTGGCGCTGACCGTGACACCTGTGCTGTGCTACTGGCTGCTGCCCACGCTGGCGGCGCGCCAGCATGCCGATAGCTGGCTGGTGCGTCAGCTCAAGCACCAGGTGGCGCGCGCGCTGGACTGGGGCTTTGGCCACTGGCGCGCGCTGTGCCTGAGCGCCGCCGCACTGGGTGCCGCCGTGCTGCTCAGCGCCGCCTGGCTGCCGCGTGCCTTTTTGCCGGCGTTCAACGAAGGCACGCTGACCGTGTCGCTGTTGCTCAACCCTGGCACGGCACTGAGCGAATCCAATCGCCTGGGACTACTGGCCGAACAATTGCTGCTGACAGTGCCCGAAGTCAAAAGCGTGGGCCGGCGCACAGGCCGCGCCGAGCTGGACGAACACGCTGAGGGCGTGCACTCCAGCGAGCTGGATGTGGACCTGCGCCCGTCGGCGCGGCCGCGCGAGGCGGTGCTGCAAGACATCCGCCAGCGCCTGGCCAGCCTGCCGGCGGCGGTGGCAGTGGGGCAGCCGATTTCGCACCGGCTGGACCATCTGTTGTCCGGGGTGCGCGCGCAAATCGCCATCAAACTGTATGGCGATGACCTGGACACCTTGCGCGGCCAGGCAGCGCAGCTGCGCGAGCGGCTGAGCGGGGTGGCCGGGCTGGCCGACCTGCAAGTGGAAAAACAGGTGTTGATTCCGCAAATCAAGGTACGGGTGGACTACGCCCAGGCAGCGCAGTATGGCCTGGCACCCGGCGCGCTGCTGGCCCGGCTGGAGGCGCTGACCGAAGGCAGGGTGGTCAGTCAGATTGCCGACGGTGCGCGCCGCTTTCAGCTGGTGATTCGCCTGCCCGACACCGAGCGCGACCTGGCCGGGCTGGGCCGCCTGTTGATCGATACTCCGCACGGTGCCATTCCGCTGGCGCAGCTGGCGCAGATCGAAGAAGGCGATGGCCCCAACCAGATTGGCCGGGAAAACGGCCGCCGACGCATGGTGATTGCCGCCAACACCGATGGGCGCGACATGGCGGCGGTGATTGCCGACATCCGCGCCGCGCTGGCCGCCGCACCGCTGCCGGCGGGGTATTTTGTCAGCCTGGAAGGCCAATTCAAGGCGCAGGAAGAAGCCGCCTGGCGTATTGCCGGGCTGGCGCTGATCTCGCTGACGCTGATTTTCATGGCGCTGTACAGCCGTTACCGCTCGGCGCGGCTGGCGCTGCTGATCATGGGCAGCATCCCGATGGCCTGGGTGGGCAGCGTGGCGGCGATGTGGCTGGCCGGGCTGACGCTGTCGGTGGCCTCGCTGGTGGGGCTGATCACCCTGACCGGCATCGCTACCCGCAATGGCATTCTGAAAATCAGCCATTACCTGAATTTGTGCAAATTCGAGGGCGAAAGCTTTGGCCAGGCGATGATTGTGCGTGGCACGCTGGAGCGGCTGACGCCGGTGCTGATGACTGCGCTGACCGCCGCGCTGGCGCTCACCCCGCTGCTGCTGGCGGCGGATGCGCCAGGCAAGGAAATTCTGCACCCGGTGGCCGTGGTGATTTTTGGTGGCCTGCTCAGTGCCACCGTGCTGGACACCCTGCTTACCCCTTTACTGTTTGCCCGACTGGGCCGTGCGCCGCTGGAAAAATTGCTGGCACAGGCCGACGACACCGTATTTTGA